The proteins below come from a single Paracoccus sp. SCSIO 75233 genomic window:
- a CDS encoding NAD(P)-dependent oxidoreductase, whose protein sequence is MARVVITGGTGFIGSHLVRDCLCRGDQVTIFARPGSDLWRLRDVLGQLRVERLDFGDRATMAAALRRARAERMFLLASEIRFREGGMDGLPEAIDQNLRPLHLLLQEIAALDTPPDSIVRAGTLAELAKGDPDCEHPDGVYGLSILIGTNMLRIWRAESGIPAVTARLGLVYGATQPTSFFIPYAVNQALTGRLDPPRQPMAQRDLLYVSDAVSALQLIADHAPDLPPSVTVSTGKPHCLAEITERIARLTGQPFDPISGDSSAPRNIVSAPPSPELIGYGWRPRVPLDDGLRELVDWETRRLALNTASISQ, encoded by the coding sequence GTGGCACGCGTCGTCATCACCGGGGGGACCGGGTTCATCGGGTCGCATCTTGTTCGCGACTGCCTGTGCAGGGGCGATCAGGTCACAATATTTGCGCGGCCCGGTAGTGATCTGTGGCGTCTGCGTGATGTCCTCGGTCAGTTGCGGGTCGAACGGCTCGATTTTGGTGATCGGGCGACAATGGCGGCGGCGTTGCGGCGTGCCCGGGCGGAGCGGATGTTTCTGCTTGCCTCCGAAATCAGGTTTCGTGAGGGCGGGATGGATGGCCTGCCGGAAGCAATCGACCAGAACCTGCGCCCGCTGCACCTTCTGCTTCAGGAGATCGCCGCGCTCGATACGCCGCCCGACAGCATTGTGCGGGCCGGAACACTGGCGGAACTTGCGAAGGGGGATCCGGATTGTGAGCATCCCGACGGGGTTTATGGGCTGTCGATCCTCATCGGCACAAATATGCTGCGTATCTGGCGCGCGGAAAGCGGGATTCCAGCGGTCACGGCGCGGCTCGGTCTGGTTTACGGCGCGACCCAACCGACCAGTTTTTTCATTCCCTACGCGGTCAATCAGGCCCTGACGGGCAGGCTTGATCCGCCGCGGCAACCGATGGCGCAGCGCGATCTGCTGTATGTGTCGGACGCCGTTTCGGCGCTGCAACTCATCGCCGATCACGCGCCGGATTTGCCACCATCGGTCACTGTCTCGACGGGCAAACCGCATTGTCTGGCGGAGATCACGGAACGTATTGCGCGACTGACCGGACAACCTTTTGATCCGATTTCGGGCGACAGCAGCGCCCCCCGCAATATCGTTTCGGCACCGCCATCGCCGGAACTGATCGGATATGGCTGGCGCCCGCGCGTTCCGCTTGATGACGGGTTGCGTGAGCTTGTCGATTGGGAAACCCGGCGGCTGGCCCTGAACACTGCGAGTATCAGCCAATGA
- a CDS encoding lipopolysaccharide biosynthesis protein, whose amino-acid sequence MSESAIGSLRSRLARNMSWTFASQIFISLAAIVTLFIAARALGPAGLGIVALAETFVRLVDLIFRLEPWQAVIRFAIRAQNKNDHGAMQRLFKLSLMIDAFGSLLTGTICVLFAGIVAPRIGLPSENGANYIYLVAAGLFVTFRPTTVAMLRVFDRFDVLAKLDIASATIRMILSLIAWLSGLDVWAFLAILLIQSIFDGVFGLPFAMRVMRNRGYGGFLNANGLAAIRENPGFLRLVWNSNVNVILRQSVNRFDVLILGAMTNPTAVGMYQLGKRVMNRVTKLSAPVRQTIYPEMSRLWEQGRIAAFNRLIVIVSASLLSLQLVFAIPVMLNIEPIIHIIFGPEFAGAGPVMNILLASSIVIASGVALNPALLSMGKDRLLVLVTLGATAIFAVSFLPLVKLFGVEGAAYANLLFNVSWTIGCAFGLRGIRARRTRTGDD is encoded by the coding sequence ATGTCTGAAAGCGCCATCGGGTCTTTGCGTTCCAGGCTGGCGCGCAATATGTCCTGGACATTCGCGAGCCAGATATTCATCTCGCTCGCCGCGATCGTCACGCTTTTTATCGCAGCCCGCGCGCTTGGCCCCGCAGGTCTGGGTATCGTGGCGCTTGCCGAAACCTTCGTGCGGCTTGTCGATCTGATTTTCCGGCTGGAGCCGTGGCAGGCGGTCATTCGCTTCGCCATCAGGGCGCAAAACAAAAACGATCACGGCGCAATGCAGCGATTGTTCAAGCTGTCACTGATGATCGACGCCTTTGGCAGCCTGCTGACCGGAACGATCTGCGTCCTCTTCGCCGGTATCGTCGCACCCAGAATCGGCCTGCCGTCCGAGAATGGCGCAAACTACATCTATCTTGTCGCGGCAGGTCTGTTTGTCACGTTCCGACCCACCACCGTGGCGATGCTGCGGGTGTTTGACCGGTTCGACGTGCTGGCAAAGCTCGACATCGCCTCGGCGACGATCCGCATGATCCTCAGCCTCATTGCTTGGCTCAGCGGGCTGGACGTCTGGGCGTTTCTTGCCATTCTGCTGATCCAGAGCATATTTGACGGCGTATTCGGCCTGCCCTTCGCCATGCGCGTCATGCGCAATCGCGGCTATGGCGGTTTCCTGAACGCGAACGGCCTCGCCGCGATCAGGGAGAATCCCGGCTTTCTGCGGCTGGTCTGGAATTCCAATGTCAACGTCATCCTGCGGCAATCGGTCAACCGGTTCGACGTGCTGATTCTGGGGGCTATGACCAATCCGACCGCAGTCGGCATGTATCAGCTTGGCAAACGGGTCATGAACCGGGTCACCAAGTTGTCGGCGCCGGTGCGCCAGACCATATACCCCGAGATGTCGCGGCTGTGGGAACAGGGCAGGATCGCCGCCTTCAACCGGCTGATCGTGATCGTTTCCGCATCGCTGCTAAGCCTGCAGCTCGTCTTCGCCATCCCCGTCATGCTGAATATCGAGCCGATCATCCACATCATATTCGGCCCGGAATTCGCGGGTGCGGGGCCGGTGATGAATATCCTGCTCGCGTCATCCATCGTCATTGCATCCGGCGTCGCACTGAACCCGGCGCTGCTCAGCATGGGCAAGGACAGGCTGCTGGTCCTGGTCACGCTTGGCGCGACGGCGATCTTTGCCGTCAGTTTCCTGCCGCTGGTCAAACTCTTCGGTGTCGAGGGGGCGGCTTACGCCAACCTGCTGTTCAACGTCAGCTGGACAATCGGCTGTGCATTCGGGCTTCGCGGCATTCGCGCGCGCCGGACACGAACCGGGGACGATTGA
- a CDS encoding 1-phosphofructokinase family hexose kinase: MTQKPILTVTLNPALDISTEAPEVTPEVKLRCAAPSFDPGGGGINISRAIAIMDGQSRPLVALGGHTGLRMARMLADLGLDPITLPAPGETRQSVAVTDASNNQQYRFTMPGPAWSDSFVTRSLDAIAENAPADGFIVLSGSNPPGVPHDYAASLAKRLSGSAAHLFADTSGPALSELAGGGYNIALLRMDRHEAETLAARPLPARADTAAFARSLVKAGAAQSVIVARGSDGNIIATEDAAWHAEAAKVEIVSKVGAGDSFLAGFTLACARGMNTQDALGLAAAMASAACMTQATALCRRADVEKLFSERVITQL, from the coding sequence ATGACCCAGAAGCCGATCCTGACCGTCACGCTCAACCCGGCACTCGACATATCGACCGAAGCGCCAGAGGTAACGCCGGAGGTCAAGCTGCGCTGCGCCGCACCCTCCTTCGATCCGGGCGGGGGCGGCATCAATATCAGCCGCGCCATCGCGATCATGGACGGTCAGTCCCGGCCTTTGGTGGCGCTTGGCGGCCATACCGGGCTGCGCATGGCGCGGATGCTGGCCGATTTGGGGCTGGACCCGATCACCCTGCCCGCCCCCGGCGAAACCCGGCAATCGGTCGCGGTCACCGATGCCTCCAACAACCAGCAATACCGCTTCACCATGCCCGGCCCGGCGTGGAGCGACAGTTTCGTAACCCGCTCACTCGACGCCATCGCGGAAAACGCCCCCGCCGACGGGTTTATCGTTCTGTCAGGCTCAAACCCGCCGGGTGTGCCACATGATTATGCGGCGAGCCTTGCCAAACGGCTATCCGGCAGCGCGGCACATCTTTTCGCCGACACCTCCGGCCCCGCGCTTTCTGAACTGGCAGGCGGCGGATATAATATCGCACTTCTTCGGATGGACCGGCACGAGGCGGAAACCCTCGCCGCCCGCCCCCTGCCTGCACGGGCCGATACCGCCGCTTTCGCCAGATCGCTGGTCAAGGCCGGGGCGGCGCAATCGGTCATCGTGGCGCGTGGCAGTGACGGCAATATCATCGCCACAGAAGATGCGGCATGGCACGCCGAAGCCGCAAAGGTGGAAATCGTCAGCAAGGTCGGCGCGGGCGACAGCTTCCTTGCCGGTTTCACCCTCGCCTGCGCGCGCGGTATGAACACACAGGACGCGCTTGGCCTCGCCGCCGCAATGGCCTCCGCCGCCTGCATGACGCAGGCGACCGCGCTTTGCCGCAGGGCCGACGTGGAGAAACTTTTCAGTGAACGGGTTATCACACAACTCTGA
- a CDS encoding inositol monophosphatase yields the protein MDLTRTRIQQIAEMLTDVGERELMPRFLAQLPNRVFEKTSAFDVCSEADQAAEQQLTDQIAKIFPGVTVVGEEATGHDPDAIAKLGTAEIAILIDPIDGTKNFTSGVPLFGMMIAGLRRGEVVFAAIHDPVCKETALALRGEGSWMLRTEGAETELRVALLCTPEHMNIVAGTNFLPPELLPAVQRNLPKFAMNFWLRCAAHEYRMAAGGHCELLVYNRLMPWDHAAGWLLHREAGGYSAHFDGSVYHPTHTTGGLICAPDRDSWVAARDTLFGDKFIKNTPPNA from the coding sequence ATGGATTTGACACGCACCCGCATTCAGCAGATCGCCGAAATGCTGACCGATGTCGGCGAGCGGGAATTGATGCCCCGGTTCCTGGCGCAGCTTCCCAATCGGGTCTTCGAGAAAACCTCGGCTTTCGATGTCTGCAGCGAGGCCGATCAGGCCGCCGAGCAGCAACTGACCGATCAGATCGCCAAGATCTTTCCCGGTGTCACCGTGGTCGGCGAAGAGGCGACCGGTCACGACCCGGATGCGATAGCGAAGCTCGGGACTGCTGAAATCGCTATTCTGATCGACCCGATCGACGGAACCAAGAATTTCACCTCGGGCGTGCCGCTGTTCGGGATGATGATCGCGGGTTTGCGACGGGGGGAAGTCGTTTTCGCCGCCATCCATGATCCGGTCTGCAAGGAAACCGCGCTCGCCCTTCGTGGGGAGGGAAGTTGGATGCTGCGCACCGAAGGGGCGGAAACGGAACTCAGGGTCGCGCTTCTCTGCACTCCCGAGCATATGAACATCGTGGCCGGGACGAATTTCCTGCCACCGGAACTGTTGCCAGCCGTGCAAAGGAACCTGCCAAAATTCGCGATGAATTTCTGGCTGCGATGCGCCGCGCATGAATATCGCATGGCGGCAGGCGGGCATTGCGAATTGCTGGTCTATAACCGGCTGATGCCCTGGGATCACGCCGCAGGCTGGCTGCTACACCGTGAGGCAGGCGGTTACAGCGCCCATTTCGATGGTTCCGTCTATCATCCGACGCATACCACCGGCGGGCTTATTTGCGCCCCGGACCGGGACAGTTGGGTGGCCGCGCGAGATACACTGTTTGGCGACAAGTTCATCAAAAACACCCCGCCTAACGCATAG
- a CDS encoding metallopeptidase family protein, producing MTDLTQSTAPSSDDIETVARQVIATLPPAFAPHAKDIVLRIEDVAPDDMLDELETDDPLELTGIYDGIPMTEKSPSEPQHFPDTIWLFRRAIIDEWAERGDVTLHDLVAHVTVHELAHHFGWSDDDIAKIDRWWE from the coding sequence ATGACCGACCTGACCCAAAGCACCGCCCCCTCCAGCGACGACATCGAAACCGTCGCGCGGCAGGTCATCGCGACCCTGCCACCCGCCTTCGCCCCGCACGCCAAGGACATCGTCCTGCGCATCGAGGATGTCGCACCCGACGATATGCTGGACGAGCTGGAAACCGACGACCCGCTGGAACTCACCGGCATCTATGACGGCATCCCAATGACCGAGAAATCACCGTCCGAACCGCAGCATTTCCCCGACACGATCTGGCTGTTCCGTCGCGCCATCATCGACGAATGGGCCGAACGCGGCGACGTCACGCTGCATGATCTGGTGGCCCATGTGACGGTCCACGAACTCGCCCATCATTTCGGCTGGTCCGACGATGACATCGCGAAAATCGACAGGTGGTGGGAATGA
- a CDS encoding DegT/DnrJ/EryC1/StrS aminotransferase family protein, whose translation MRVNYGQTVHGEEEIEAVVKVLRSSTQMGRHVREMQDKVAALFDKRHGIMVNSGSSANFIAVALLDLPEGAEVITPALTFATTVGPIVQHGLVPAFVDAAEGTYNTDVGQIESMIGPKTRAIMIPSLIGNLPDWQQIGEIAKKHDLKVIEDSADTLGATIDGVSTGVNSDISTTSFYGSHVINGAGNGGMLCVNDDDLARRALLLRSWGRTSSLFQEGSEAIENRFNVELDGISYDAKFLFEELGYNLEPSEISAAFGLVQLGKLDNNITAREQNFAQHEAFFRDYEDWFILPRQLPSSRTGWLAFPLTLREDAPFSRRDLQIWMEEREIQTRPVFTGNILRQPAMKKITARTRPEGYPIADTVMRGGILLACHHGLDQPQIDYMHDTFRDFARQYSKETV comes from the coding sequence ATGCGCGTGAATTATGGTCAGACCGTACATGGCGAGGAAGAGATCGAGGCGGTTGTGAAGGTCCTGCGCAGCTCGACCCAGATGGGCAGGCATGTGCGCGAGATGCAGGACAAGGTCGCGGCGCTGTTCGACAAGCGGCATGGGATAATGGTCAATTCCGGGTCATCCGCGAATTTCATTGCTGTGGCCCTGCTCGATCTGCCGGAAGGGGCGGAGGTGATCACCCCGGCGCTGACCTTCGCGACGACGGTTGGCCCGATTGTCCAGCACGGGCTGGTTCCCGCTTTCGTCGACGCGGCGGAAGGGACGTATAACACCGATGTCGGGCAGATCGAATCCATGATCGGGCCAAAGACGCGGGCCATCATGATCCCGTCGCTGATCGGCAACCTGCCGGACTGGCAGCAGATCGGCGAGATTGCGAAGAAGCACGATCTCAAGGTGATCGAGGACAGCGCCGACACGCTCGGCGCGACGATCGACGGGGTCAGCACGGGCGTGAATTCCGACATCTCGACCACCAGCTTTTACGGCAGCCATGTCATCAACGGCGCGGGCAATGGCGGGATGTTATGCGTGAACGACGATGATCTGGCACGCCGGGCGCTTCTTTTGCGCAGCTGGGGGCGGACCTCGTCCCTGTTTCAGGAGGGCAGCGAGGCGATTGAGAACCGCTTCAACGTGGAACTCGACGGGATTTCCTATGATGCAAAATTCCTGTTCGAGGAATTAGGGTATAATCTTGAGCCCTCCGAAATCAGCGCCGCATTCGGTCTGGTTCAACTCGGCAAACTGGACAACAATATCACAGCACGGGAGCAGAACTTCGCCCAGCACGAGGCGTTTTTCCGTGATTATGAAGACTGGTTCATCCTGCCCCGGCAACTGCCCAGCTCCCGCACCGGCTGGCTGGCTTTCCCGCTGACGCTGCGCGAGGACGCGCCCTTCAGCCGACGTGACCTGCAAATCTGGATGGAGGAGCGGGAGATCCAGACCCGCCCGGTCTTTACCGGCAATATCCTGCGCCAGCCTGCGATGAAGAAGATCACAGCGCGAACCCGGCCCGAAGGCTATCCGATCGCCGACACCGTGATGCGGGGCGGGATTCTGCTGGCCTGCCATCACGGGCTGGATCAGCCGCAGATCGACTATATGCACGATACCTTCCGCGATTTCGCCCGCCAATACAGTAAGGAGACGGTCTGA
- the gltX gene encoding glutamate--tRNA ligase, producing MTTTRFAPSPTGHIHVGNLRAALFNYLIARKAGGTFILRFDDTDRERSKQEYMDGIRRDLEWLGIGWDRVEQQSKRLDRYEAVREQLRADGRIYEVFETPGELDLKRKKQLNMGKPPVYDRAGLALSDAEKEKLRGEGRQGYWRFKLAHERIEWNDRILGDISIDAASVSDPVLIRADGQVLYTFASSVDDTDMGVTDIVRGSDHVTNTATQIQIIEAIGGTAPVFGHHSLLTGPQGEELSKRLGSLAIKDLREAGVAPEALVSMMSRLGSSLPVELLSMDEVAESFDLSNFGASPTKFDAEDLWPLTRARNQSLSFDSVKGRIAELGVPDEQAARFWRVASQNITKLDDLAGWWVIFSEGAEPEIAPEDQDFIAEAMTLLPPPPYDDNTWSEFTGRVKEATGRKGKGLFMPLRKALTGQAHGPDMSDLMPLLQVVKAKG from the coding sequence ATGACCACCACCCGTTTTGCGCCCTCGCCCACGGGGCACATCCATGTCGGCAACCTGCGCGCGGCGCTGTTCAACTATCTGATCGCCCGCAAGGCCGGCGGGACGTTTATCCTGCGGTTCGACGACACCGACCGGGAGCGGTCGAAGCAGGAATATATGGACGGCATCCGCCGCGATCTGGAATGGCTGGGGATCGGCTGGGACCGGGTCGAGCAGCAGTCGAAGCGGCTGGACCGCTATGAAGCAGTGCGCGAGCAGTTGCGCGCCGATGGCCGCATCTATGAGGTGTTCGAGACGCCGGGCGAGCTTGATCTGAAGCGCAAGAAGCAGCTCAATATGGGCAAGCCGCCGGTCTATGACCGCGCCGGGCTGGCGCTGTCGGATGCCGAGAAGGAGAAGCTGCGCGGAGAGGGGCGTCAGGGCTACTGGCGTTTCAAGCTGGCGCATGAGCGGATCGAGTGGAATGACCGCATTCTGGGCGATATTTCCATCGACGCGGCCTCTGTCAGCGATCCGGTGCTGATCCGGGCGGACGGGCAGGTTCTGTATACCTTCGCCTCCTCGGTGGATGACACCGATATGGGGGTGACCGATATCGTGCGCGGATCGGACCATGTGACCAACACGGCCACGCAGATCCAGATTATCGAGGCGATTGGCGGGACGGCGCCGGTTTTCGGGCATCACTCGCTGCTGACCGGACCGCAGGGTGAGGAGCTGTCAAAACGGCTCGGCTCGCTGGCGATCAAGGATCTGCGCGAGGCGGGCGTCGCGCCGGAGGCTCTGGTGTCGATGATGTCGCGGCTGGGCTCGTCGTTGCCGGTTGAGCTGCTGAGCATGGATGAGGTGGCGGAGAGCTTCGATCTGTCGAATTTCGGCGCCTCGCCGACGAAATTCGATGCCGAGGATCTGTGGCCGCTGACACGTGCGCGCAACCAGTCGCTGTCCTTCGATAGCGTGAAGGGCCGGATCGCGGAACTGGGCGTGCCGGACGAACAGGCGGCGCGGTTCTGGCGCGTGGCCAGCCAGAATATCACCAAGCTGGATGATCTGGCCGGCTGGTGGGTGATCTTCAGCGAAGGGGCCGAACCGGAAATCGCGCCGGAAGATCAGGATTTCATCGCCGAGGCCATGACCCTGCTGCCGCCGCCGCCCTATGACGACAACACCTGGTCGGAATTTACCGGGCGCGTGAAAGAGGCGACGGGCCGCAAGGGCAAGGGGCTGTTCATGCCGCTGCGCAAGGCGCTGACCGGACAGGCCCACGGGCCGGATATGAGCGATCTGATGCCGCTGTTGCAGGTGGTGAAGGCGAAGGGGTAG
- the rfbG gene encoding CDP-glucose 4,6-dehydratase — protein sequence MNIATQEEWPALRDVFAGRRVLLTGHSGFKGGWLTLWLHMLGAEVRGISLAPQTRPALFDLARVAESCDSRIADINDPMALSAAAADFDADLVIHMAAEAIVRDSYDGPVQTFMTNVVGTANVLEVARRIPSLRGIVVVTSDKCYENNEWDWGYREVDPLGGSDPYSASKGCTELVAQAYRRSFFRDQDGAQLASVRAGNVIGGGDWAPHRLIPDIVRATAARQETLIRNPRSVRPWQHVLEPLAGYLAVAAGLLGGDRGRMAGAWNFGPDAEATVPVGQLCRIFAQEWGPGAPRFAFGTDAAGPPEAGLLRLDSTKARLHLAWRPRLSLQTALRMTAEWYRAHAGGADMRRVTTDQIAEYERLMAQSPDLEIAG from the coding sequence ATGAATATCGCCACCCAGGAAGAATGGCCCGCGCTGCGCGATGTCTTCGCCGGTCGGCGGGTGCTTCTGACCGGGCACTCGGGGTTCAAGGGTGGCTGGCTGACGCTGTGGTTGCATATGCTGGGTGCGGAGGTGCGCGGCATTTCGCTGGCACCGCAGACCCGGCCGGCGCTGTTCGATCTGGCGAGGGTGGCGGAAAGCTGCGACAGCCGGATTGCGGATATTAATGATCCGATGGCGCTGAGTGCTGCGGCAGCGGATTTCGACGCCGATCTGGTCATTCACATGGCGGCGGAGGCGATCGTCCGTGACAGCTACGACGGGCCGGTCCAGACCTTCATGACCAATGTCGTCGGCACCGCCAATGTGTTGGAGGTGGCGCGGCGTATCCCCTCTCTTCGGGGCATTGTCGTCGTAACCAGCGATAAATGCTATGAGAACAACGAATGGGATTGGGGCTATCGGGAGGTCGACCCGCTCGGTGGGTCCGATCCCTACAGCGCCTCCAAAGGCTGCACGGAACTGGTGGCGCAGGCCTATCGGCGCTCGTTCTTTCGCGATCAGGATGGGGCGCAGCTGGCCTCGGTCCGGGCGGGGAATGTCATTGGCGGCGGCGACTGGGCGCCGCACCGGCTGATCCCCGATATTGTGCGGGCCACTGCCGCCCGGCAGGAGACGCTGATCCGCAACCCCCGCAGCGTCCGCCCGTGGCAGCATGTGCTCGAACCTCTGGCCGGATATCTGGCCGTGGCCGCCGGTTTGCTGGGCGGAGACAGGGGGCGGATGGCCGGGGCGTGGAATTTCGGCCCGGATGCGGAGGCGACGGTGCCGGTCGGTCAGCTTTGCCGGATTTTCGCGCAGGAATGGGGTCCGGGCGCGCCGCGTTTCGCCTTCGGAACCGACGCTGCAGGTCCGCCGGAGGCCGGGCTGCTCAGGCTCGACAGCACAAAGGCGCGGCTGCATCTGGCCTGGCGACCGCGGCTGAGCCTTCAGACGGCTTTGCGGATGACAGCCGAATGGTATCGCGCGCATGCAGGCGGCGCCGATATGCGGCGCGTCACCACCGATCAGATCGCGGAATATGAAAGACTGATGGCGCAGTCGCCGGATTTGGAAATCGCAGGATAG
- the rfbF gene encoding glucose-1-phosphate cytidylyltransferase produces the protein MKTILLAGGLGSRLAEETVSIPKPMVEVGGRPIIARVMDIYSHFGHNEFIVAAGYKCLMLKKFFSDYHLIANDITVDVDTGDLRLKPISSGGWNVSVVDTGALTMTSGRIRRLRDWVGDETFMVTYSDGLGNVQIDRLLEFHRRHGKLATVTAVQPPARFGNMELGENDLVSAFTEKVRRYETWINGGFFVFEPGVFDYLVDDMEPLEQSPMVNLTADAQLVAFKHYGFWHPMDTIRDRNALNEVSDRTPPPWLDFDNIATDVASAPRAVI, from the coding sequence ATGAAAACGATCCTGTTGGCAGGCGGTCTCGGCTCCCGGCTGGCCGAGGAAACGGTGTCGATCCCCAAACCGATGGTTGAGGTGGGCGGACGTCCGATCATCGCGCGGGTGATGGATATCTACAGCCATTTCGGTCACAACGAGTTCATTGTGGCGGCAGGCTATAAATGCCTGATGCTGAAGAAATTTTTCTCCGATTATCACCTGATTGCCAATGATATCACGGTCGATGTCGATACCGGCGATCTGCGGCTGAAGCCGATTTCTTCCGGCGGCTGGAATGTCAGCGTTGTCGATACCGGCGCGCTGACCATGACCAGCGGGCGTATCCGCCGCCTGCGCGACTGGGTCGGGGACGAGACCTTCATGGTCACCTATTCCGACGGCCTGGGAAATGTGCAGATCGACCGGCTGCTGGAGTTTCATCGCCGCCACGGCAAGCTTGCCACCGTGACCGCCGTGCAGCCTCCGGCGCGTTTTGGCAATATGGAACTTGGGGAGAACGATCTGGTCAGCGCCTTCACCGAAAAGGTGCGCCGGTATGAAACCTGGATCAATGGCGGCTTCTTTGTGTTCGAGCCGGGGGTCTTCGACTACCTTGTCGACGATATGGAACCGTTGGAGCAATCCCCGATGGTCAATCTGACGGCGGACGCACAGCTGGTCGCGTTCAAGCATTACGGGTTCTGGCATCCGATGGACACGATCCGCGACCGAAATGCGCTGAACGAGGTCAGTGACCGGACCCCGCCGCCCTGGCTGGACTTTGATAACATCGCGACCGATGTGGCCTCCGCGCCTCGGGCGGTGATCTGA
- a CDS encoding class I SAM-dependent methyltransferase — protein MVDPVASIMTHCRACGSDRLFLFLPMGDHLPANMLVRPEDAGQPQPGFPLNSQACLDCGMIQVADQIPEGFFRHYLYIPSGAVTMHGHFEELAQVLVEKAEGGLIADIGCNDGLMLGFANRMGAKTLGIDPAANLAERAAENGVEVHVAYFGPETADEVRAKYGRAKVISTTNTLNHIGDLAGFMDAIGRLLTDDGWFVVEVPWGRDIIRTNQFDNIYHEHLSEMSLRSLVRMAERAGMAVQHVTYLPVHGGSMRVFIRRADMVTDPSEEVTRMLAAEDEAGMTEQATFEGFADRARKVGEELHDLLGRLKAEGASIAGYGAPAKGNTLLNFFRIGPETVEYLVDRNPLKQGMLSPGMQIPIHDPSVIAERKPDYLLVLAWNFFDEIRTQLADYEAAGGRFILPLPFPKIVE, from the coding sequence ATGGTCGATCCCGTTGCATCCATCATGACGCATTGCCGGGCCTGCGGGTCTGACAGGCTGTTCCTGTTCCTGCCGATGGGCGATCATCTGCCAGCGAATATGCTGGTCCGGCCCGAGGATGCGGGCCAGCCGCAGCCGGGTTTTCCACTGAATTCGCAGGCCTGTCTGGATTGCGGCATGATTCAGGTCGCCGATCAGATCCCGGAGGGGTTTTTCCGCCATTATCTGTATATTCCCTCGGGTGCGGTCACGATGCATGGCCATTTTGAGGAACTGGCGCAGGTGCTTGTCGAAAAAGCCGAAGGTGGGCTGATTGCCGATATTGGCTGCAATGACGGGCTGATGCTGGGCTTTGCTAATCGGATGGGCGCAAAAACGCTGGGCATCGATCCGGCGGCCAATCTGGCCGAGCGTGCCGCGGAAAACGGGGTCGAGGTTCACGTCGCCTATTTCGGTCCCGAAACCGCAGACGAGGTGCGGGCGAAATATGGCCGCGCCAAGGTGATTTCGACGACCAACACGCTCAATCATATCGGTGATCTGGCCGGTTTCATGGACGCCATCGGTCGCTTGCTGACGGATGATGGCTGGTTCGTGGTGGAGGTGCCCTGGGGCCGCGATATTATCCGCACCAACCAGTTCGATAACATCTATCACGAACATCTGTCGGAGATGAGCCTCCGCTCGCTCGTCCGCATGGCGGAGCGGGCGGGGATGGCGGTTCAGCATGTGACCTATCTGCCGGTGCATGGCGGTTCGATGCGGGTTTTCATCCGGCGGGCCGACATGGTGACAGACCCAAGCGAGGAGGTGACAAGGATGCTCGCCGCTGAGGACGAGGCGGGCATGACCGAACAAGCGACGTTCGAGGGGTTTGCAGATCGCGCCCGAAAAGTCGGCGAGGAATTGCACGATCTTCTCGGCCGTCTCAAGGCAGAGGGGGCGAGCATCGCCGGTTACGGCGCGCCGGCCAAGGGCAATACGCTGCTGAATTTTTTCCGCATCGGGCCAGAGACGGTTGAATATCTTGTCGACCGCAACCCGCTTAAACAGGGGATGCTGTCGCCGGGGATGCAAATCCCGATCCATGACCCCTCCGTGATCGCCGAAAGGAAGCCGGATTACCTGCTCGTGCTGGCCTGGAATTTCTTTGATGAAATCCGCACCCAGCTTGCGGATTACGAAGCGGCCGGGGGTCGTTTCATCCTGCCGCTGCCCTTTCCGAAAATCGTGGAATAA
- a CDS encoding GtrA family protein, translating to MVGGPRNTTQGFSTPATMLRFFLAGVANTAVGYSIYAVAVLMGLPAQLALAVQFVLGSLWNFRVHARHVFLVRGWDRLPAYLASYLLLYAGNALALRLVMGQGLGPLLAQLVVLPFVVVASWLLIGRVMGFRRGKGAA from the coding sequence ATGGTGGGCGGGCCCAGAAATACCACGCAGGGATTTTCGACGCCGGCGACGATGTTGCGGTTCTTCTTGGCTGGCGTGGCAAATACAGCGGTTGGTTATTCGATTTACGCGGTTGCGGTGCTGATGGGGTTGCCGGCGCAACTGGCTCTGGCGGTTCAGTTCGTTCTTGGTTCGCTGTGGAATTTCCGCGTTCACGCGCGGCATGTGTTTCTGGTGCGTGGCTGGGACAGGCTTCCCGCCTATCTGGCCAGCTATTTGCTGCTTTATGCGGGCAACGCGCTGGCGCTCAGGCTGGTGATGGGGCAGGGGCTTGGCCCGCTTTTGGCGCAGCTGGTCGTGCTGCCGTTCGTCGTGGTCGCCTCGTGGTTGCTGATCGGACGGGTCATGGGCTTCCGTCGCGGGAAGGGCGCAGCATGA